A stretch of the Bradyrhizobium arachidis genome encodes the following:
- a CDS encoding FadR/GntR family transcriptional regulator has protein sequence MEQMENKKLPTRVEVALNYITGEIAKGNLNPGDKLPNEKELAEKLGISRTPIREAMKTLAVSGLIETRHGHGNYIRKDEGTAVMPLMMFQLYLQDSSPEMLMELRYIFDRNCAELASIRRTDRDLAIMRESIDRLKVLSEDPNSPIEKLLEADLDFHRAVYAAAGNKLIVVIADFVLNMVAPWVRKSLEVSGRYRAVGLHEKMYAMIRDQKTGLLSRESVEANMEHFMSSLKIPAA, from the coding sequence ATGGAGCAGATGGAGAACAAGAAGCTACCCACGCGTGTCGAAGTCGCGCTGAATTACATCACCGGTGAAATTGCCAAGGGCAATTTGAATCCAGGTGACAAGCTACCCAACGAGAAGGAGCTTGCAGAAAAGCTCGGCATCAGCCGCACTCCGATCCGCGAGGCGATGAAGACCCTTGCGGTCTCAGGACTGATCGAGACGCGGCATGGGCACGGCAACTACATCCGCAAGGACGAAGGCACTGCCGTGATGCCGCTGATGATGTTCCAACTCTATCTCCAGGATTCTTCACCTGAAATGCTGATGGAGCTCCGGTACATTTTCGATCGAAACTGCGCAGAGCTGGCTTCGATCAGACGCACCGATCGTGACCTGGCAATCATGCGAGAAAGCATCGACCGCCTGAAGGTTCTCTCCGAGGATCCTAACTCGCCAATCGAGAAGCTGCTCGAGGCCGACCTGGACTTTCATCGCGCGGTCTATGCGGCAGCCGGCAACAAGCTCATCGTTGTGATCGCCGACTTCGTTCTGAACATGGTCGCCCCTTGGGTCCGCAAATCGCTGGAGGTCAGTGGCCGCTATCGCGCCGTTGGCCTGCATGAGAAGATGTACGCAATGATCCGCGATCAAAAGACAGGTTTGCTCAGCCGAGAAAGCGTCGAGGCGAACATGGAGCACTTCATGTCTTCTCTGAAGATTCCGGCAGCGTAG
- a CDS encoding substrate-binding domain-containing protein, with amino-acid sequence MKFTRRSTMAGFAAAAIILSTSTAFAQSKTRIAALSFGESGEYMKAWSSEIQSHPAVKDGSVAVTIFDGKYDPLVQANQIDTAITQKFDAIIMSPFDLQASAPAIDKAIAARIPVIVSALKTASKNYTASIIVNDTEGGRIIGEQLGKLLPNGGNVVLMEGPIGQSAQIERKAGIDAGLAKFPKLKLIASKSGNWSRAEGQSLMENWLLAHPGQINAVLAENDEMALGAIEAMKSAKVDFKSVPVLAIDGIPDGKRAVQKGEMTITLYKYARAEGQGAVDLALRAVKGDSYKPRSEIWESLMEWKGGAQKDYVVPWLLLDSSNVAKYM; translated from the coding sequence ATGAAGTTTACGCGTAGATCGACGATGGCGGGTTTTGCCGCTGCTGCAATCATTCTTTCGACCAGTACGGCCTTTGCTCAAAGCAAGACACGGATCGCCGCCTTATCGTTCGGAGAATCCGGCGAATACATGAAGGCCTGGTCCAGCGAGATTCAGAGCCATCCGGCAGTTAAGGACGGTTCTGTCGCAGTCACGATCTTTGACGGCAAGTACGATCCTCTCGTCCAAGCGAACCAGATCGATACGGCCATTACTCAAAAGTTCGATGCCATCATTATGTCGCCGTTCGATCTTCAGGCGTCGGCCCCCGCGATCGACAAAGCCATTGCCGCTCGCATTCCGGTGATCGTGTCGGCTCTGAAAACAGCGTCGAAGAACTACACCGCGTCGATCATCGTCAACGACACTGAAGGAGGGCGTATCATCGGGGAGCAACTCGGCAAGCTGCTTCCGAATGGTGGGAACGTGGTGCTGATGGAAGGTCCGATCGGTCAGTCGGCGCAGATCGAGCGCAAGGCTGGCATCGATGCCGGCTTGGCCAAGTTCCCGAAGCTCAAGTTGATTGCCAGCAAGTCGGGCAACTGGAGCCGTGCCGAGGGGCAGTCGCTCATGGAGAATTGGTTGCTCGCGCATCCGGGGCAGATCAATGCCGTACTCGCCGAAAATGACGAGATGGCGCTGGGCGCGATCGAGGCCATGAAGAGCGCAAAGGTCGACTTCAAGTCCGTTCCGGTGCTTGCGATCGATGGCATTCCGGATGGAAAGCGTGCCGTTCAGAAAGGCGAAATGACCATAACGCTCTACAAGTACGCCCGTGCTGAGGGGCAGGGCGCGGTCGATCTCGCCTTACGTGCCGTCAAGGGAGACAGCTACAAACCCCGGTCCGAAATCTGGGAGTCTCTGATGGAGTGGAAAGGCGGGGCGCAGAAGGACTACGTCGTTCCCTGGCTTCTCTTGGATTCCTCGAACGTCGCAAAATACATGTGA
- a CDS encoding CidA/LrgA family protein — protein sequence MIASLSLILLCQLAGEAIVRGLNLPMPGPVLGLTFLLLLLLTRDRYATLRRGPLHNDAIESTGRGLLAHLSLLFIPAGVGVVQKLDLVVEHGGGILLTLAASVVVTLLVTVATFLAVSRLLAKN from the coding sequence ATGATCGCGAGCCTGAGCTTGATTCTGCTCTGCCAGCTGGCCGGCGAAGCGATCGTGCGCGGCCTTAACCTACCGATGCCAGGACCGGTGCTCGGCCTGACATTCTTGCTGCTTCTTCTCTTGACGCGTGATCGCTACGCTACGCTCCGCCGAGGCCCTTTGCACAACGATGCCATCGAGAGCACAGGCCGCGGCCTGCTCGCACATCTGTCACTGTTATTCATTCCTGCCGGCGTCGGCGTGGTGCAAAAGCTCGACCTGGTTGTCGAACATGGGGGCGGAATCCTGCTGACGCTGGCTGCGTCGGTGGTCGTCACTTTGCTGGTGACAGTCGCCACATTCCTCGCGGTCAGCCGTCTGCTCGCGAAAAACTAG
- a CDS encoding FIST signal transduction protein, with product MLGRRPSGVLAVKTKAPTSAGAAEELARLLPVSGLAMVVVFLSPYYDPHRFTAAMASHFVGTPVFGCTTAGEIALDGWDENSVVALAFCATDFEVTAHPLLGLSDVDIEDGHSLGGDHRLLSLGTDGDDERCFGLVLIDGMCQREEIVLSAIHVWLGHIPIVGGSAGDDRRFERSWVFFGGRAHSDAAVLLVVKTSLPFRTFSSDNCRPGTAKMVVTKADPGRRIVQELNAEPAAIEYLRTSGIASRDLDLAALASHPLVVRVGDGCYARSVRRVDAAGALHFACAIDQGVVLTAAIPSDPVSPTRELFAQIRREIGEVSLYIGFECIYRRISAEQHQRDLDICDLYRSHRVFGCNTYGQLYGARHLNRTLTGVAIGMREL from the coding sequence ATGCTCGGTCGACGCCCATCTGGTGTTCTGGCGGTCAAGACGAAGGCACCCACATCCGCAGGCGCGGCGGAGGAATTAGCGCGTCTGCTCCCTGTCAGCGGTTTGGCGATGGTGGTCGTATTTCTTTCTCCCTACTACGATCCGCATCGGTTCACCGCTGCGATGGCGTCTCATTTTGTCGGCACACCGGTTTTCGGTTGCACCACCGCTGGCGAGATTGCGCTCGACGGATGGGACGAGAACAGTGTGGTCGCACTAGCCTTTTGTGCTACCGACTTCGAGGTAACCGCTCATCCCCTCCTGGGACTCTCGGATGTTGATATCGAGGACGGTCATAGCTTAGGTGGAGACCATCGCCTGTTATCGCTGGGCACGGATGGCGATGACGAGCGCTGCTTCGGACTCGTGCTCATCGACGGTATGTGCCAGCGCGAGGAAATCGTACTGTCGGCCATTCACGTCTGGCTTGGTCATATCCCGATTGTCGGCGGATCAGCTGGAGACGATCGACGTTTCGAGCGCAGTTGGGTATTTTTTGGCGGCCGCGCCCACTCGGATGCCGCAGTTCTCCTCGTCGTCAAAACATCGTTACCGTTTCGTACCTTCTCCAGCGACAATTGCCGGCCGGGCACCGCGAAAATGGTAGTTACGAAGGCTGATCCTGGCCGGCGTATTGTTCAGGAATTGAACGCCGAGCCGGCGGCGATTGAGTATTTGCGCACTTCCGGTATCGCAAGCCGCGATCTGGATCTGGCTGCGCTTGCCTCCCATCCTCTCGTCGTGCGAGTCGGTGACGGGTGCTATGCAAGGTCGGTACGGCGGGTCGACGCCGCCGGAGCACTCCATTTTGCCTGCGCTATTGACCAAGGTGTCGTATTGACCGCGGCCATACCGAGTGACCCTGTGTCTCCCACCCGGGAACTTTTCGCGCAAATCCGGAGGGAGATCGGCGAGGTCTCTCTCTATATCGGGTTCGAATGCATTTACCGGCGTATCAGCGCAGAGCAGCACCAACGCGATCTGGACATATGCGATCTGTACCGCAGCCATCGTGTGTTCGGGTGCAACACCTATGGCCAATTGTATGGCGCGAGACACTTGAACCGAACGCTGACCGGTGTCGCGATCGGCATGCGAGAACTCTAG
- a CDS encoding carbon monoxide dehydrogenase subunit G, whose protein sequence is MAMTMTGEIQLAAPREVVWAKLNDPVVLKACIPGCEELEQIDGQGFRAVAKMKVGPVSARFKGKVTLTDRDPPNGYNILGEGEGGIAGFAKGGARIHLAEEDGGTLLSYRVEAQIGGKLAQLGQRLINGTAKKLADEFFANFARSL, encoded by the coding sequence ATGGCTATGACAATGACGGGTGAAATCCAGCTTGCCGCGCCGAGGGAGGTCGTTTGGGCCAAACTGAACGACCCCGTCGTTCTGAAAGCCTGTATTCCCGGCTGCGAGGAGCTGGAGCAGATAGACGGTCAAGGGTTTCGCGCCGTTGCGAAGATGAAGGTGGGGCCCGTCTCCGCGCGTTTCAAAGGCAAGGTTACTCTGACCGATCGCGATCCGCCGAACGGCTACAATATTTTGGGAGAAGGTGAGGGCGGCATCGCCGGTTTTGCAAAAGGCGGAGCCAGGATTCACTTGGCCGAAGAGGACGGCGGGACGCTGCTGAGCTACCGCGTCGAGGCGCAGATCGGCGGCAAGCTGGCGCAGCTTGGTCAGCGGCTGATTAACGGAACGGCCAAGAAACTGGCCGATGAGTTCTTTGCCAATTTCGCGCGATCACTTTAG
- a CDS encoding 4-hydroxyphenylacetate 3-hydroxylase family protein encodes MDQDAAVDGLATLAREPIRSGADYVASLRGRKLKVYLMGEAVTEPVDHPIIRPSINAVAETYDLANDNPELASATSPLTGERINRFLHIATSPADLVMQNKMQRRLGQLTGTCFQRCVGMDALNALHSVTHDLDRKYGTGYHDRFKDFLARVQRSNLVIGGAMTDVKGDRGKSPSQQADPDLFVHVTRRTPQGVYISGAKAHQTGCLNSHWLIIMPTMRLDLDDKDYAIVGALPVDAAGITYIYGRQSCDARSAEQGNIDAGNARFAGQEAMIVFENVFIPIEHVFMDGEVEFASALVERFTCYHRRSYVCKTGVGDVLIGAAATIADYNGVERASHIRDKLVEMTHLNETIYGAGIAASHQGIAMESGAYLPDEMLANVCKHHVTRLPYEIGRLAQDLAGGLMVTLPSERELRHETIGPLIEKYLKGRPEVATEDRIRVLRLVENMTLGRNAVGYLTESMHGAGSPQAQRIQIARSMQIEFKKELAKALAGISSTSRAEIESDLSTYMARVFAPVHN; translated from the coding sequence ATGGATCAGGACGCCGCTGTCGATGGTCTCGCCACTCTTGCTCGGGAGCCGATCCGCAGCGGCGCCGATTATGTCGCAAGCCTGAGGGGCCGGAAGCTTAAGGTCTATCTGATGGGCGAAGCGGTCACTGAGCCGGTCGATCACCCGATCATCCGGCCCTCGATCAATGCGGTCGCGGAGACTTACGATCTCGCCAATGACAATCCCGAGTTGGCCTCGGCGACGTCGCCACTGACCGGCGAGCGCATCAACCGCTTCCTGCACATCGCGACCAGCCCCGCGGACCTGGTCATGCAAAACAAGATGCAGCGCAGGCTCGGACAGTTGACGGGCACCTGCTTTCAGCGCTGCGTCGGCATGGACGCGTTGAACGCGCTGCACTCCGTGACTCATGATCTGGATCGGAAGTACGGCACAGGCTACCACGACCGCTTCAAGGACTTTCTCGCTCGCGTTCAACGCTCGAACCTCGTGATCGGCGGCGCGATGACCGATGTGAAGGGCGATCGTGGCAAATCGCCGTCGCAGCAAGCAGATCCCGATCTCTTCGTGCATGTCACGCGGCGCACTCCGCAAGGGGTCTATATCAGCGGGGCCAAGGCGCATCAGACCGGTTGCCTGAACTCGCATTGGCTCATCATCATGCCGACGATGAGACTGGACCTGGACGACAAGGACTACGCCATCGTCGGCGCGCTTCCGGTGGATGCCGCGGGCATCACCTACATCTATGGCCGGCAATCCTGCGATGCGCGCAGCGCCGAACAGGGCAACATCGACGCGGGCAATGCGCGGTTCGCCGGCCAGGAGGCTATGATCGTCTTCGAGAATGTGTTCATCCCGATCGAGCACGTCTTCATGGACGGCGAGGTGGAATTCGCGTCCGCGCTGGTCGAACGCTTTACCTGCTATCATCGCCGCAGCTACGTCTGCAAAACCGGCGTCGGCGACGTCTTGATCGGCGCGGCGGCGACCATTGCGGACTACAACGGTGTCGAGCGCGCCTCCCATATCCGCGACAAGCTGGTCGAGATGACCCATCTCAACGAAACCATCTACGGGGCAGGCATCGCCGCGAGCCATCAGGGGATCGCGATGGAATCGGGCGCGTACCTGCCGGACGAGATGCTTGCGAACGTCTGCAAGCACCACGTCACGCGCTTGCCCTACGAGATCGGCCGGCTGGCGCAGGATCTCGCGGGCGGGCTGATGGTGACCTTGCCGTCGGAACGCGAGCTGCGCCACGAGACGATCGGTCCTTTGATTGAAAAGTATTTGAAAGGCCGGCCGGAAGTCGCGACGGAGGACAGGATTCGTGTTCTGCGCCTGGTCGAGAACATGACGCTGGGCAGGAACGCGGTTGGATATCTGACGGAATCCATGCATGGGGCGGGTTCGCCGCAGGCGCAACGGATCCAGATCGCGCGGTCGATGCAGATCGAATTCAAGAAGGAATTGGCCAAGGCGCTGGCTGGCATTTCGTCGACATCGCGGGCGGAGATCGAGAGCGATCTTTCGACCTACATGGCCAGAGTATTCGCGCCTGTTCACAACTAA
- a CDS encoding aldo/keto reductase codes for MVALQKRALPNGRLNLTSLGLGTSPLGGCGVPVSFETFEAVILKAYEQGVRYFDVAPLYGLGKSEHFLGHVLRVHGLRSEVVVSTKAGRLLKPASRSKRAESLYGINWVDPLSFVDEYDYSYDGIMRSFEDSQQRLGLDRIDILFLHDVSGVWHQEKYPLYLSQLRESGYRACDELRRSGAVKAIGLGVNETASVLEVAAEFDLDCSLVAGRYTLLNHAPLTDFFPEAQRRSIGIIAGGVYNSGILAEGSRGNALTRTYDYQTASEAIVQRVKALEAVCERHNVALANAASQFVYAHPAVTSVVQGALTTAHVEQNVASISAPIPQAFWMDLKSEGLIPKEAPLPDQGSLALSG; via the coding sequence ATGGTGGCTCTGCAGAAGAGGGCGCTTCCGAACGGGCGTCTGAATTTGACTTCGCTTGGGCTGGGAACATCACCTTTGGGCGGGTGCGGTGTTCCGGTTAGCTTCGAGACCTTCGAGGCGGTGATCCTGAAGGCCTACGAGCAGGGCGTACGCTATTTCGATGTTGCTCCGCTCTATGGTCTCGGAAAGTCGGAGCATTTCCTCGGCCATGTCCTTCGTGTTCACGGTCTTCGTTCGGAGGTCGTAGTAAGCACCAAGGCGGGCCGGCTGTTGAAGCCGGCAAGCCGTTCGAAGCGCGCGGAAAGTCTCTACGGGATCAATTGGGTCGATCCGCTGTCCTTCGTCGACGAATACGATTACAGTTACGATGGCATCATGCGGTCCTTCGAGGACAGCCAGCAGCGCCTCGGTCTCGACCGCATCGACATTCTCTTCCTGCACGATGTGAGCGGAGTCTGGCACCAGGAGAAGTATCCACTTTATCTGTCGCAACTCCGCGAGAGCGGATACCGCGCGTGCGACGAACTCCGTCGCTCAGGAGCGGTCAAGGCGATCGGTCTCGGTGTTAACGAGACGGCTTCGGTGCTTGAAGTGGCAGCCGAATTCGATCTCGACTGCTCGCTTGTGGCAGGGCGGTACACGCTCCTCAATCATGCGCCACTGACTGACTTCTTTCCCGAGGCCCAACGTCGTAGCATCGGCATCATCGCGGGCGGGGTCTACAATTCGGGGATCCTGGCGGAGGGCAGTCGGGGTAACGCCTTGACGCGGACCTATGACTACCAGACGGCGTCCGAAGCGATCGTACAGCGCGTGAAGGCGCTGGAAGCTGTCTGCGAACGTCACAACGTCGCGCTCGCCAATGCGGCTTCCCAGTTCGTCTATGCGCATCCGGCCGTGACATCGGTGGTTCAAGGCGCGCTCACAACGGCACATGTGGAGCAGAACGTCGCCTCGATATCGGCGCCAATTCCTCAGGCGTTCTGGATGGACCTCAAGAGCGAAGGTCTGATTCCCAAAGAAGCCCCGCTCCCGGATCAGGGCTCCCTGGCCCTGTCCGGCTAA
- a CDS encoding ABC transporter permease, with amino-acid sequence MVANVISNVATGARSKSIAAIGPYLKSFSIVIVFVVISAFFAVANEYFMTWLNWVNLLRQSSINGVLAIGVTFVILTRGIDLSVGSVMALAGMIAASLVTSTNQHFVLWAVLAGLGTGALLGLLNGVIVTTFNVPPFVATLGMLSMARGLTLIFSDGRPVPNLSESFRWIGGGSVAGVPVPVLILFLVFATGWVVLSYTTFGRYVYAVGGNDKAAKTSGISTRTVIASTYVISGLLAGLAGLVLTSRTTAALPQAGIGYELDAIAAVVIGGTSLAGGRGSLVGTLFGALIIGTINNGMDLMGVSSYYQQLLKGAIIVVAVMLDQFRK; translated from the coding sequence ATGGTGGCCAACGTAATAAGCAACGTCGCGACGGGTGCCCGATCCAAAAGTATCGCTGCTATAGGACCATACCTGAAGTCGTTCAGCATCGTCATCGTGTTCGTGGTGATTTCGGCGTTCTTCGCCGTGGCCAACGAGTACTTCATGACATGGCTGAACTGGGTGAACCTGCTGCGGCAATCCTCGATCAACGGCGTTTTGGCGATCGGAGTGACGTTCGTCATTCTGACAAGGGGCATTGACCTTTCCGTCGGCTCAGTGATGGCCCTCGCGGGCATGATCGCTGCCAGCCTCGTGACTTCGACCAACCAGCACTTCGTGCTTTGGGCGGTTCTGGCGGGACTCGGGACGGGCGCGCTGTTGGGCTTGCTGAACGGCGTCATCGTGACGACCTTCAATGTCCCGCCTTTCGTCGCCACGCTCGGAATGCTGAGCATGGCTCGCGGCTTGACCCTCATCTTCTCTGATGGGCGCCCTGTTCCGAATCTCTCCGAGTCGTTTCGTTGGATCGGCGGCGGCAGCGTGGCGGGCGTCCCCGTACCAGTCTTGATCCTCTTTCTTGTGTTCGCGACCGGCTGGGTGGTGCTCTCTTACACCACCTTCGGACGCTACGTTTACGCCGTAGGAGGGAACGACAAAGCGGCCAAGACGAGCGGCATCTCGACTCGGACCGTCATTGCATCCACCTACGTGATCTCCGGACTTCTTGCCGGACTCGCCGGTCTGGTGCTGACGTCTCGCACTACCGCCGCACTTCCACAGGCGGGCATCGGTTACGAACTCGACGCGATTGCGGCCGTGGTGATCGGCGGGACTAGCCTCGCAGGAGGGCGCGGTTCGCTGGTCGGGACGTTGTTCGGCGCACTCATCATTGGAACCATCAACAACGGCATGGATCTGATGGGCGTGTCTTCCTACTACCAGCAGCTTCTCAAGGGCGCGATCATTGTCGTCGCCGTGATGCTTGACCAATTTCGCAAGTGA
- a CDS encoding LrgB family protein, producing MHENSFSLWVYLSQSPLLWLTITLSVYAIADSVSLATHRHPLANPVLHSIWIIGAFLIMTGTSYTTYFSGAQFVHFLLGPATVALAVPLYDNRKRVIAAIVPMLISLVAGSITAIVSVVLFARAFDLPQAVILSLAPKSVTAGVAMGISESLHGDASLTAVSVVLTGIMGAMIVTPLMNRITVTDFRARGFAVGIAAHGIGTARAFQVDEVAGVFSGIAMGLNALVTSLLVPLAVTLLLH from the coding sequence ATGCACGAAAACTCATTCTCTCTCTGGGTTTATCTCTCGCAGTCGCCTCTCCTCTGGCTGACCATAACGCTCTCTGTCTATGCGATCGCAGATTCCGTCTCGCTTGCGACGCATCGCCATCCGCTCGCAAATCCGGTCCTGCACTCAATCTGGATCATCGGCGCATTTCTGATAATGACAGGTACCTCTTACACCACGTACTTTTCCGGCGCGCAGTTTGTGCACTTCCTGCTCGGGCCGGCTACGGTGGCACTCGCGGTACCACTCTATGACAACCGCAAACGGGTCATAGCGGCGATCGTGCCGATGCTGATCTCACTGGTCGCCGGCTCTATCACGGCCATCGTCTCCGTCGTTCTGTTCGCCCGCGCCTTTGATCTGCCACAAGCAGTGATTCTCTCGTTGGCGCCGAAATCGGTCACTGCCGGCGTCGCCATGGGTATCAGCGAGTCGCTGCATGGCGACGCATCTCTCACAGCGGTTTCAGTCGTTCTCACCGGCATAATGGGCGCCATGATTGTCACTCCGCTTATGAATCGGATAACCGTCACTGATTTTCGCGCTCGCGGCTTCGCGGTCGGCATCGCTGCGCACGGCATCGGCACAGCACGCGCGTTTCAAGTCGACGAAGTGGCCGGCGTTTTTTCTGGCATTGCCATGGGCCTGAATGCGCTTGTAACGTCGTTGTTGGTGCCGCTCGCGGTAACATTGCTGCTGCACTGA
- a CDS encoding aldo/keto reductase has translation MIPLEKRTLGRTKVSVTSAGLGTVPLSGFNVGVPYSEFEAVVKVAFDLGVRYFDCAPMYGLGKSEHFLGRALRDLGIRDQIVVSTKCGRVLKPASRTPKLNTVYGIEWVDPYPFRDTYDYTYNGVMRSFEDSQQRLGLDYIDVLLVHDVGRAWHGDQAEFYWNQLRESGYRALDELKSSGAIGAVGLGVNETDSVVGVAREFPIDCALIAGRYTLLNHAPLDGHFDELHSRNVSVIAGGIYNSGILAAGSKAAASTYDYQQVPSAILERVRSIEKVCERHGVDLPTVATQFVQAHPAVATVVQGAKSTSEVTQNVHAVSARIPAALWQDLKNFDLIPSNAPVPEDGRSS, from the coding sequence ATGATTCCGCTCGAAAAACGAACTCTAGGCCGCACTAAAGTGTCCGTCACATCCGCGGGGCTCGGGACAGTGCCTCTTTCAGGGTTCAATGTCGGAGTGCCCTATTCCGAATTCGAAGCTGTCGTTAAGGTAGCCTTCGATCTCGGGGTCCGCTACTTTGATTGCGCGCCGATGTACGGTCTCGGAAAGTCGGAGCATTTCCTCGGCCGCGCTCTCCGCGATCTCGGCATCCGCGATCAGATCGTCGTGAGCACGAAGTGCGGCCGCGTACTCAAGCCAGCCAGCCGAACACCGAAGCTCAACACAGTTTACGGCATCGAATGGGTTGATCCATACCCGTTTAGGGACACCTACGACTATACGTATAACGGCGTGATGCGCTCGTTCGAAGACAGCCAACAGCGGTTGGGCCTCGACTACATCGACGTCCTTTTAGTCCACGACGTCGGGCGCGCATGGCATGGCGATCAAGCAGAATTTTATTGGAATCAGCTTCGAGAGAGCGGATACCGTGCCCTCGACGAGCTGAAGAGTTCGGGTGCAATTGGTGCGGTAGGCCTCGGAGTAAATGAGACCGACTCCGTCGTCGGAGTAGCGCGCGAATTCCCAATTGATTGCGCGTTGATCGCAGGTCGATACACGCTGCTCAACCATGCACCACTCGATGGGCATTTTGATGAGCTTCATTCCCGAAATGTCTCGGTAATTGCGGGTGGCATCTACAATTCGGGCATCTTAGCCGCTGGATCGAAGGCGGCAGCCTCGACCTATGACTACCAGCAGGTCCCGAGCGCCATCCTGGAGCGCGTCCGTTCAATCGAGAAAGTTTGCGAACGACACGGTGTTGATTTGCCCACCGTCGCGACCCAGTTCGTGCAAGCGCATCCCGCCGTCGCCACCGTTGTTCAGGGCGCGAAGTCCACAAGCGAGGTTACCCAGAACGTCCACGCTGTCTCGGCGCGGATACCCGCTGCTCTCTGGCAGGACTTGAAAAATTTTGATCTAATCCCATCGAATGCTCCGGTTCCGGAAGACGGGCGATCCTCGTGA
- a CDS encoding sugar ABC transporter ATP-binding protein: MLSLSGPEPEVRDDAAIGLHDQPLLVADGIAKSFNGVPALRDGRLVLKRGTVHALCGGNGAGKSTFLNIVMGLLHRDEGSIRIDGVAVDFRSAADALRHGVTIITQELSPVPEMTVAENIYLGREPKIGGLVVDFPKMRRAAKRLLDDLEFDVPVGARMRDLSLAQIQLVEIAKALSHRADIVIMDEPTSAIGEHEVHILFNALKRIKARGSAIIYVSHKLTEIFEIADEYTVFRDGRFIESGAISSIDRNHLVTQIVGHEIKTVEKGRPNEGAPILLEVRSLSRGSHFKNISVTVAAGEVLGIYGLLGSGRTEFLETIFGIHAPTAGDVFLDGKRVDPGNPKKCIRQGMAMVSEDRKDTGLVLCASIAHNIALSSLTLRAVSGFVRRKAEAAATDRMMKLHRIKAASPNVAVETLSGGNQQKVVFARCLLTNPRLLICDEPTRGIDEGSKQEIYAFLREFAAKGNGVLVVSSEAPEILQISDRIAVFRQGRLDHVVDGHETTQQMLTDLAS, encoded by the coding sequence ATGCTTTCGTTGTCCGGGCCAGAGCCGGAAGTCCGCGATGACGCTGCCATTGGGCTGCACGACCAGCCTCTGCTGGTAGCGGACGGTATCGCGAAGTCTTTCAACGGCGTCCCAGCCCTTCGCGACGGTCGGCTTGTCCTCAAGCGCGGAACCGTCCACGCGCTCTGCGGCGGTAACGGCGCCGGAAAGTCGACCTTCCTGAACATCGTGATGGGCTTGTTGCACCGCGACGAAGGCAGCATTCGCATCGACGGGGTGGCTGTCGATTTCAGGAGTGCCGCGGATGCTTTGCGGCATGGCGTGACCATCATCACTCAGGAATTGTCTCCGGTTCCCGAGATGACCGTGGCCGAGAACATCTACTTGGGAAGAGAGCCGAAGATCGGCGGCCTTGTGGTGGACTTCCCGAAGATGCGGCGGGCCGCAAAACGGCTTCTGGATGACCTTGAGTTCGATGTTCCCGTCGGCGCCCGCATGCGGGACTTGAGCCTGGCCCAGATCCAACTCGTCGAGATAGCGAAGGCACTTAGCCACCGTGCGGACATCGTCATTATGGACGAGCCCACCTCGGCCATCGGCGAGCACGAGGTGCATATCCTCTTCAATGCGCTGAAGCGGATAAAAGCACGCGGATCCGCGATCATCTACGTCTCGCACAAATTGACCGAGATTTTCGAGATCGCGGACGAATACACGGTTTTCCGCGACGGTCGGTTCATCGAAAGCGGAGCAATCTCCTCGATCGATCGCAATCACCTCGTTACACAGATCGTCGGGCACGAGATCAAGACGGTCGAAAAGGGAAGGCCCAACGAAGGCGCGCCAATCCTGCTCGAAGTGCGCTCCTTGTCGCGCGGATCTCACTTCAAGAACATCTCTGTGACCGTCGCTGCAGGAGAAGTCCTGGGCATCTACGGTTTGCTTGGCTCGGGTCGGACCGAATTCTTGGAAACGATATTCGGCATCCACGCGCCGACCGCTGGCGACGTCTTCCTCGATGGGAAAAGGGTGGATCCGGGTAATCCCAAGAAGTGCATCCGACAAGGCATGGCTATGGTTTCCGAGGATCGGAAGGATACCGGCCTCGTTCTTTGCGCGTCTATCGCACACAACATTGCCTTGTCATCGCTAACGCTTCGCGCCGTCAGCGGATTTGTCCGCCGCAAAGCGGAGGCGGCTGCGACCGATCGGATGATGAAGTTACATCGGATCAAGGCGGCATCTCCAAACGTTGCTGTAGAGACGCTTAGCGGCGGAAACCAGCAGAAGGTGGTTTTCGCACGCTGTCTCCTGACCAATCCGCGTTTGCTGATATGCGACGAGCCAACACGTGGAATCGACGAGGGCTCAAAGCAGGAGATCTACGCTTTTCTCCGCGAGTTCGCGGCGAAGGGCAATGGGGTGCTCGTCGTCTCATCCGAAGCGCCGGAGATACTCCAAATCAGCGATCGAATTGCGGTGTTCCGGCAGGGACGACTCGATCACGTCGTCGACGGGCACGAGACAACCCAGCAAATGCTGACAGATCTCGCCAGTTGA